A single window of Carassius gibelio isolate Cgi1373 ecotype wild population from Czech Republic chromosome A19, carGib1.2-hapl.c, whole genome shotgun sequence DNA harbors:
- the LOC127934951 gene encoding uncharacterized protein LOC127934951 isoform X1, producing MGCCFSSPDRDVEREPLLQSSNRTQTESARPPRPAAKADGVQKSGRFTARHVGVPGLDERFTDVADTFNKQQDHYETMKNNLQTLASHYHCQNDDSLSQCLKKIKEKHELCHISLEVKGYDFILMVKSDTEIPGELKQTQENITEMSRATKAIISVGTKLTQMIDSLLRAEDGMISHVEAAESRHQERRRLVENLRENLRETRRVKELSPKYRKEAGNLLNEAARLSGITP from the exons ATGGGATGTTGTTTCTCCTCTCCCGATCGAGACGTTGAG AGAGAACCTTTGCTTCAGTCCAGCAATAGAACACAAACTGAATCTGCAAGACCACCACGACCAGCAGCTAAAG CAGATGGAGTTCAGAAGAGCGGCAGATTTACAGCTCGTCATGTTGGCGTTCCGGGCCTCGATGAGCGTTTTACTGACGTTGCTGATACTTTCAACAAACAGCAGGACCATTATGAAACAATGAAGAACAATCTTCAGACTCTCGCAAGCCACTACCACTGCCAAAACGATGACAGTCTGTCTCAATGCCTGAAGAAAATCAAGGAGAAACATG AGCTGTGCCACATCAGTCTGGAGGTCAAAGGATACGACTTTATTCTGATGGTGAAATCAGACACTGAGATCCCCGGCGAACTGAAGCAGACGCAGGAGAACATCACCGAGATGAGCCGAGCCACCAAAGCCATCATCTCCGTCGGCACTAAACTCACCCAAATGATCGACTCTCTTCTGAGAGCCGAGGACGGCATGATCAGTCACGTCGAAGCAGCTGAATCCAGACACCAGGAGCGAAGACGGCTGGTGGAAAACCTGCGGGAAAACCTCAGAGAGACTCGGAGAGTCAAAGAACTGAGTCCGAAGTACAGGAAAGAGGCTGGGAATCTCCTCAATGAGGCCGCAAGGCTCTCTGGAATCACACCCTGA
- the LOC127934951 gene encoding uncharacterized protein LOC127934951 isoform X2, which translates to MGCCFSSPDRDVEREPLLQSSNRTQTESARPPRPAAKADGVQKSGRFTARHVGVPGLDERFTDVADTFNKQQDHYETMKNNLQTLASHYHCQNDDSLSQCLKKIKEKHELCHISLEVKGYDFILMVKSDTEIPGELKQTQENITEMSRATKAIISVGTKLTQMIDSLLRAEDGMISHVEAAESRHQERRRLVENLRENLRETRRVKELSPNYRKEAENLLNEAARLSGITP; encoded by the exons ATGGGATGTTGTTTCTCCTCTCCCGATCGAGACGTTGAG AGAGAACCTTTGCTTCAGTCCAGCAATAGAACACAAACTGAATCTGCAAGACCACCACGACCAGCAGCTAAAG CAGATGGAGTTCAGAAGAGCGGCAGATTTACAGCTCGTCATGTTGGCGTTCCGGGCCTCGATGAGCGTTTTACTGACGTTGCTGATACTTTCAACAAACAGCAGGACCATTATGAAACAATGAAGAACAATCTTCAGACTCTCGCAAGCCACTACCACTGCCAAAACGATGACAGTCTGTCTCAATGCCTGAAGAAAATCAAGGAGAAACATG AGCTGTGCCACATCAGTCTGGAGGTCAAAGGATACGACTTTATTCTGATGGTGAAATCAGACACTGAGATCCCCGGCGAACTGAAGCAGACGCAGGAGAACATCACCGAGATGAGCCGAGCCACCAAAGCCATCATCTCCGTCGGCACTAAACTCACCCAAATGATCGACTCTCTTCTGAGAGCCGAGGACGGCATGATCAGTCACGTCGAAGCAGCTGAATCCAGACACCAGGAGCGAAGACGGCTGGTGGAAAACCTGCGGGAAAACCTCAGAGAGACTCGGAGAGTCAAAGAACTGAGTCCGAACTACAGGAAAGAGGCTGAGAATCTCCTCAATGAGGCCGCAAGGCTCTCTGGAATCACACCCTGA
- the LOC127934951 gene encoding uncharacterized protein LOC127934951 isoform X3: protein MGCCFSSPDRDVEREPLLQSSNRTQTESARPPRPAAKADGVQKSGRFTARHVGVPGLDERFTDVADTFNKQQDHYETMKNNLQTLASHYHCQNDDSLSQCLKKIKEKHELCHISLEVKGYDFILMVKSDTEIPGELKQTQENITEMSRATKAIISVGTKLTQMIDSILRAEDSMISQVEAAESRHQERRRLVENLRENLREARRVKELSPKYRKEAENLLNEAARLSGITP, encoded by the exons ATGGGATGTTGTTTCTCCTCTCCCGATCGAGACGTTGAG AGAGAACCTTTGCTTCAGTCCAGCAATAGAACACAAACTGAATCTGCAAGACCACCACGACCAGCAGCTAAAG CAGATGGAGTTCAGAAGAGCGGCAGATTTACAGCTCGTCATGTTGGCGTTCCGGGCCTCGATGAGCGTTTTACTGACGTTGCTGATACTTTCAACAAACAGCAGGACCATTATGAAACAATGAAGAACAATCTTCAGACTCTCGCAAGCCACTACCACTGCCAAAACGATGACAGTCTGTCTCAATGCCTGAAGAAAATCAAGGAGAAACATG AGCTGTGCCACATCAGTCTGGAGGTCAAAGGATACGACTTTATCCTGATGGTGAAATCAGACACTGAGATCCCCGGCGAACTGAAGCAGACGCAGGAGAACATCACCGAGATGAGCCGAGCCACCAAAGCCATCATCTCCGTCGGCACTAAACTCACCCAAATGATCGACTCTATTCTGAGAGCGGAGGACAGCATGATCAGTCAGGTCGAGGCAGCTGAATCCAGACACCAGGAGCGAAGACGGCTGGTGGAAAACCTGCGGGAAAACCTCAGAGAGGCTCGGAGAGTCAAAGAACTGAGTCCGAAGTACAGGAAAGAGGCTGAGAATCTCCTCAATGAGGCCGCAAGGCTCTCTGGAATCACACCCTGA
- the LOC127934951 gene encoding uncharacterized protein LOC127934951 isoform X4, which translates to MGCCFSSPDRDVEREPLLQSSNRTQTESARPPRPAAKDGVQKSGRFTARHVGVPGLDERFTDVADTFNKQQDHYETMKNNLQTLASHYHCQNDDSLSQCLKKIKEKHELCHISLEVKGYDFILMVKSDTEIPGELKQTQENITEMSRATKAIISVGTKLTQMIDSLLRAEDGMISHVEAAESRHQERRRLVENLRENLRETRRVKELSPKYRKEAGNLLNEAARLSGITP; encoded by the exons ATGGGATGTTGTTTCTCCTCTCCCGATCGAGACGTTGAG AGAGAACCTTTGCTTCAGTCCAGCAATAGAACACAAACTGAATCTGCAAGACCACCACGACCAGCAGCTAAAG ATGGAGTTCAGAAGAGCGGCAGATTTACAGCTCGTCATGTTGGCGTTCCGGGCCTCGATGAGCGTTTTACTGACGTTGCTGATACTTTCAACAAACAGCAGGACCATTATGAAACAATGAAGAACAATCTTCAGACTCTCGCAAGCCACTACCACTGCCAAAACGATGACAGTCTGTCTCAATGCCTGAAGAAAATCAAGGAGAAACATG AGCTGTGCCACATCAGTCTGGAGGTCAAAGGATACGACTTTATTCTGATGGTGAAATCAGACACTGAGATCCCCGGCGAACTGAAGCAGACGCAGGAGAACATCACCGAGATGAGCCGAGCCACCAAAGCCATCATCTCCGTCGGCACTAAACTCACCCAAATGATCGACTCTCTTCTGAGAGCCGAGGACGGCATGATCAGTCACGTCGAAGCAGCTGAATCCAGACACCAGGAGCGAAGACGGCTGGTGGAAAACCTGCGGGAAAACCTCAGAGAGACTCGGAGAGTCAAAGAACTGAGTCCGAAGTACAGGAAAGAGGCTGGGAATCTCCTCAATGAGGCCGCAAGGCTCTCTGGAATCACACCCTGA